The DNA segment CGGACCCTTGCATCCTCCACCAGCCACTTGGCAAAATCACGCTTGTTTGAACTAAACCATCGTGAACTCCAGTTTTTGTGGACTTGGAGGCGGAAGCTAATTGGGTTTACTTTTTGGCCCATACTATTTAAACCTCCTGTTCTTCTAGTTGAGCGAGAATTGCAGCTGCTTGTGCAACGCTCTCAGGTGAATGTACTGGAACCGGAGATGCTTCACGCAACTCTTGTGCGGGATACCAATCCCAGGGCATCGATACCTTACCTGGTTTATATTCTGCACCCTTAGGTAAGCCAAATTGGATAACGTGCTTGGCTTGAGAGGTAATCATTATTTTTCCCCCTTTGTAGTAGCCTCAGTTTTCTTCTCGGCTGGTTTCTTACGAACTTTTTCGGTACCACTTACCTCGACGAGGATGTGGCTACTGCGCTTTTGGAATGGCAAGGCGCGTCCGCGTGATGCAGGCTTGAACCGTCGCATACGAGGACCGGCGGTAACGCTTAAAATGCTAATGACAAGGCTCTTGTTGTCAAGCCCGTGGTTGTTTGTGGCATTTGCTGCCGCACTCGCGATGGCCTTGCGAACCGCCAGCGCTGCACGCTTTGGTGTGTGGTCAAGGATGACCAACGCATCGGCGACAGAGCGTCCGCGAACAAGAGCGGCGACCAAGCCCATCTTTCGTGGCGTCTGGTCTATGCCCTTAATGTGCGCACGTACAGTATATACTTGTGTCTCAGCCATTATTTCTTCTCCTTGCCCCCGTGCTTGCGGAACTTGCGAGTAGGGCTAAACTCACCGAGTTTGTGTCCTACCATGTTTTCCGTGATAAGCACCGGAACGTGCACGCGACCATTGTGTACCGCGATAGTACGACCGACCATTTCTGGTGTGATCGTGCATGCGCGCGCCCAGGTCTTTATAACTGTGCGATCGTCGAGACTCAGAGCCGCCACCTTTTTGGCAAGCTTCGTATCGACGAATGGGCCTTTTTTGAGTGATCGACTCATAGTTTACCTCTTCCTCTTAGCTTCGTGACGACTGCGGACAATCATCTTGTCGGTTGATTTACGAGTGCGGGTGCGGTAACCGAGTGTGAGCTGACCCCATGGAGTACGAGGTGCTTTACCGGTACCGTGGCGGCCACCGTCACCACCACCGTGAGGGTGATCTACGGCATTTTGGACGACACCGCGAACAGTTGGACGAATGCCTTTGCGGCGCTTGCGGCCGGCGCTCCCGATCTTGATGTTTTGGTGCTGAACATTACCGACGATGCCGATGGTTGCTTCACATTCGAGGCGGAATTTGCGGACTTCACCGCTTGGCATACGTACCATTGCGTAGTCACCTTCTTTAGCCATCAGCTGAGCTTTAGTGCCGGCAGCTCGAACGAGCTGAGCACCTTTGCCGACAGTAAGCTCGATTGCGTAGATCTGTGAACCGACAGGAATTTGTCCGAGAGGCATACGGTTGCTTGTCTCGATGGGTGCTTCTGCACCGGTATTGAGTACCTTACCTTTGGACATCTGTGTATCTGCAAGGATGTAGTGATACAATCCGTGCTGATCTTTGACGCGAGCGATACGCGCACTACGGTTTGGGTCGTATTCAATTTCCTCGACAGTCAGTGTCAAACCATTTGCAAGACGATGATTGAGCAAGCGATAGTGACGACGTACACCACCACCGCGATGGCGAACAGTGATACGTCCGGTATTGTTACGGCCTGCTCGCTGCTTGGTGCTCTTTACAAGACTTTTGAGCGGCTTGCGAGTCGTAATATCACTCATATCCTGACTTGTCATACCGCGACGTGCAGGAGTAGTTGGGTTGTAGCTTTGGATAGCCATTAGTAAATACCTCCAGGTCCAAGTGGTAGACGAGTATTATCTGTGCGACGAACGTGGGCCGTATCAGGCACGCAAGTGAGGTCAAGCCCACCTGAGTCGGCAGTGGTTGCTGCCTCATCAACTCCAGCTGCAGTGTGTGCTCGGTTGCCCAGGCGGGCGAGTCGCGCAGCATCATCTGGCGATAGCTCTACGCTAACCTGTTTGCGGTCAATTTTCGTGTATGGAGGAGTTTTATACATATCCATTATTTCTTCTCCTCTTTCTTTTCGTCTGTATCAAAAACCTTGATCTTGCCTTCGCTGAGAGTCACATAGGCTTTTTTGGTGTCTTGACGAGTCGTCGTGCCAGGATAGCGGCGTTTGCCACGGTTGAAACGGATAGATTTGCCACTTTGAACCAGTGTCGTAACGCTCGCTACTTTTGTCTTGTCGAACTGTGCTTCGACGGCATCCTTGATTTCCTGCTTGTTTGCATCGAGCGGTACATCAAAGATATAGGTGTTTTGTACTGTAATGAGCCGATAGGCTTTTTCGGTTGCTCGTGGTGTTACAAGAGTGAGTTTCATTAGTTATCTCCTCCTGCGAGCCATGACTCAACGACCTTGAGAGCGGCTGGCGTCATAACAATTTGATCAGCATTGAGAATGTAGTAGACGCTCAGGTAATTTGCGCGGACGAGGAGCACCTGCTGCATATTGTTGGTTGCACGGAGCAATTCTGGAGTCTTGTCATCGACGACAAGCAAGACTTTTGCATCCTCATGAAACTTCTGCGCTGTCAGAAATGCGGCGATCTCGGCGGTTTTGCCAGTTGTCTTGATATCAGTTACAGTAATTTTCTTGTTTTGGTTGGCCAATGTCAGTGCTTGGCGAAGTGCAACAAGCTTGCTGGTTTTTGACAGCTTCAGCTTGTAATTTTCGTTGCCACTTGGGCCAAAGACGATACCACCATGGCGCCAGATCGGGTTACGCGTGCTTCCGAAGCGAGCACGACCCGTACCTTTTTGTTTCCATGGTTTTTTGCCACCACCACTCACTTCACCGCGAGTCTTAGTGGTCGCACTTGCCTTGCGGCTATTTGCGAGAAAGGCCGTATACGCGAGTTTTAGAAGCTCGTGATTTGGCACGTCAACTGCAAAGACGCTCTTAGGCAAGGTAGCTTTTGCTGGCTTTGTTTCTGCAGTAGCCATTACTTAGCACCTCCGTTAATGACAATTAAGCCCTTTTTGGGGCCTGGCACAGCACCTTTGACACCAATGAGGTTGTCTGCGGCAGAGACATAGGCAACGGTGAGGTTGCGTACTGTCACCTGCTCGGCACCCATATGGCCGGCCATGCGCTTGCCTTTAAAGATTTTTTGTGGGTACATCGAGCCAATCGAACCGACTTTGCGGGTGTTACCCTTACCACCGTGAGTTTTGCGGTGTCGTTTGAAATTGTGACGTTTGATGGTTCCAGCCCAGCCTTTACCCTTACTGATACCAGTTGCGTCAACTGAATCACCGAGCGTAAACTCCGTGACATCCCAACTATCACCGACCTTGATCTCACCGAGATCGTCGATGCGAAACTCCCGAATTTCCTTCGGGGACACTTTGGCTGATTTGACATGTCCAGCCACGGCCTTGCTCAGGTTCTTACCCTCACCATATGCCACTTGAACTGCGTTGTAGCCGTCGCTTTCGACGGACTTGACCTGAGTCACAGTCACTGGGCCGGCCTGAATCAACGTGACTGGAATAGCCGCGCCGTCCTCACCGATGATTTGGGTCATACCAATTTTGGTACCGAGAAGTGCTTTCATAGCCCTCTTTGCTCCCATTTAAAATCCCCGGTGGCCAGTGGTTTCCCTCTACAGGACCTACTGATTCACACAGGAACAAGTTTGTATTACGTAATAAGTTACAATGCTTAGTCTATCAAATGCGCTCTACTGTGTCAAGGGTTTTAACAGATGAAGCATAGTTTAGCGTTGATTTGACAAAATCTGTATTTATATTATATATATGGGATGGTAACATACAGCCTGGAAATACCAGGTGTTCCTTAGCAGAAAGAGGTGTTACTATCTTGAAATCACGTGTGACTGGTATGGTTCTCGGCCTTGTGGTGCTCACGGCCTGCGGCGCTTCAAGCACCGCGGCCGCTGATACTCAACCGAACATGAACCCGAGAACTGGATGGGTTGTCGTTCGAGAAGATCGGCAGGTCGGAGTGTCCAAGGTGTGTGATGGGTCAACACTCATCTACCACGCCTTTGCCTACAACGGCAATGGCGGACTGGCTGTCATCGCAAACAGTCCCGAGTGCTCATAAGCAGATAGTGAGGAAAACTCATGGTCAAGCCCACGATGGGTCTCGGTGACCCGATCAGTGACAAGCAGGCAGCTCGGCTTGAGCGCGTCTACCAAGTCGTGCGAGGAGTGACCGATCGCATCTACAGGCCCCTCGACATGGAGAGGGGCGACCAGCACTTTGTGACGGAAGTCGCGAAGTACGTCATCGGCGTCGACACGACATCGCTCGACCTGCCGTTCAACCCCGAGGCCATCATGCCATTGGGGGCCAAACTCACCAAGCGGCAGCGCCGGCTGATCGGTGACGTCGTCTATGTCTGGATGCGTCGGTTCACGACCGACTACCAGTACATGGTGCGGCTTGTCCTCCTGGCGCGGTTCGCGCGCTTCTCGAACCCAGTTCGGGTCGAGATGGCGAATCAGGCCGTCGGCCATCGTCCCAAGGAGTAGGCGCTACACACTAGCCCGCTCCTACCCGCATTCTCCGGAATCATTCCGTCGAGAAGCCCGTAGGAGGCGGGCTTTTCGATTTTTAGGAGATTATATGATATAGTATGGAAATATGACGGCAACAGGGCCGTCCCGTGTCCTAGGAGGATCTGTGAGCAGAAACCGTGTACCGACGTGGAAAAAGGTTCGGCACGACGCCCTCGCATCGTTGCGAGGCAGCGGCTACGAGATCGATAAGGCCATCGTCGCCATCGTGACCGCCTGCGCTCGCTACGTCGTCGGTCAAGACTACGACCACTCGGTCGTGGACTTCGGCGATCGCGACCTGTGGGTCGACCGCGAGTACCGCCCCATCATCAGTGCGGCGGCCGACGCCGCCGACGCACTCGGGTCTAGTCACCTGGACATCTACGAGCGTGTCGGCCACCTGTACCACCTCGTCCATCAGGACTAGGCGACACACGACGACAGATGGGTGAGCTCTCCTCTAAAGCTCCCCGTCTGTCGTCGTTCCAACCCTGATGCGCATCGGGGTTGTTTTTAATTTGCACTATAGATAGACTTACCCGGAGAACCATTTGGCCCAAACAACTGCTCAATACTGACAAACACATAGCCCTGTTTTGTGAGTGTCTCGAGGATGCGTGGAACAGCCGCGACACTCGTCTGGTGAATGTCGTGCAAAATGATAATCGCACCCGGTTTTGCCCCCGCTATCACTCGGTTGTACACGATATCTGTGTTGCGATCAGCCCAATCGCGTGTATCTACCGACCACATGATTGCCGTCATCTTACGCTCGACTAGCACAGTGTAGACCGTATGGTTGATAGCACCATTTGGTGGACGCATATAGGGTGTATCTTTGCCGGTAACTTGCTTGATTGCGTTATTTGTCCGGGTGAGCTCGTCATTGATACGAGCGGGTGTCAGATACGAAAGTGACGGATGACCCCAGCTATGGTTCCCGATCGTGTTTCCAGTATCAGACGCTCGTTTCAGTACGTCGCGGTGCTTATCGATATTTTGACCGATGACAAAGAAACTTGCATGTGCATGATAACGCTGCAATGCGTCGAGCACTTGGTTTGTATAGTTGCTCGGCCCGTCGTCAAACGTCAAAGCAATACATTTGAGTTTTGAGCAGTCTACGTCACCGTTTTTGAGTGGCTGATACTCGGGTATTTGATCGATTGAGACGATATCAAGAAGTTTTCTGGCTTGATCGGTCTGCAAAAACAGTTGCAAGTTATCAATTGGCAGCGATACATCGATAGCGCCTGCCGCTTCGCTGGCAATCACGCCTTGGCCAAATGAGAATTGAATCGTATGCGGATTTGTGATGACAAATGACCCAAATGAAGGACTATCAAAAACCTTATTGACGAGGCGGTCATCATATTCGTTTGTTACCTCGAGACGAGCCATCAGTTTTTGTTTGAGGTAGAGCTTTGTCCGTGCGATACCATCTGTGCTTTTTTGTCCATAGAGGTCTCGGAGCGTGATTTCTTTGCCGGTTTTTAGATCAAATGTCCACGCCCTGACATCAGTTCGGGGGCTTGATCCCCCTACCTCACTTCTGCTCTGTATCAAGATCGAGATAGTGTCGGTACCCTTGTTTGTGAGCTGGTAGGTAGCATTCAGTTTTGACATGGGGCGAGGCACGATCATACGCGCACCTTCTACATCTCTTAAGAACTGCGTTTTTCGTTCGTCGAGGTAGCTACGCACACTAGCGGTTATCATTTTGTTGTCCATTTCAGGATATTCGACCATCATCGTTA comes from the Candidatus Saccharimonas aalborgensis genome and includes:
- the rplV gene encoding 50S ribosomal protein L22; amino-acid sequence: MAETQVYTVRAHIKGIDQTPRKMGLVAALVRGRSVADALVILDHTPKRAALAVRKAIASAAANATNNHGLDNKSLVISILSVTAGPRMRRFKPASRGRALPFQKRSSHILVEVSGTEKVRKKPAEKKTEATTKGEK
- the rpsS gene encoding 30S ribosomal protein S19 is translated as MSRSLKKGPFVDTKLAKKVAALSLDDRTVIKTWARACTITPEMVGRTIAVHNGRVHVPVLITENMVGHKLGEFSPTRKFRKHGGKEKK
- the rplB gene encoding 50S ribosomal protein L2, translated to MAIQSYNPTTPARRGMTSQDMSDITTRKPLKSLVKSTKQRAGRNNTGRITVRHRGGGVRRHYRLLNHRLANGLTLTVEEIEYDPNRSARIARVKDQHGLYHYILADTQMSKGKVLNTGAEAPIETSNRMPLGQIPVGSQIYAIELTVGKGAQLVRAAGTKAQLMAKEGDYAMVRMPSGEVRKFRLECEATIGIVGNVQHQNIKIGSAGRKRRKGIRPTVRGVVQNAVDHPHGGGDGGRHGTGKAPRTPWGQLTLGYRTRTRKSTDKMIVRSRHEAKRKR
- a CDS encoding 50S ribosomal protein L23, whose amino-acid sequence is MKLTLVTPRATEKAYRLITVQNTYIFDVPLDANKQEIKDAVEAQFDKTKVASVTTLVQSGKSIRFNRGKRRYPGTTTRQDTKKAYVTLSEGKIKVFDTDEKKEEKK
- the rplD gene encoding 50S ribosomal protein L4; the encoded protein is MATAETKPAKATLPKSVFAVDVPNHELLKLAYTAFLANSRKASATTKTRGEVSGGGKKPWKQKGTGRARFGSTRNPIWRHGGIVFGPSGNENYKLKLSKTSKLVALRQALTLANQNKKITVTDIKTTGKTAEIAAFLTAQKFHEDAKVLLVVDDKTPELLRATNNMQQVLLVRANYLSVYYILNADQIVMTPAALKVVESWLAGGDN
- the rplC gene encoding 50S ribosomal protein L3; translated protein: MGAKRAMKALLGTKIGMTQIIGEDGAAIPVTLIQAGPVTVTQVKSVESDGYNAVQVAYGEGKNLSKAVAGHVKSAKVSPKEIREFRIDDLGEIKVGDSWDVTEFTLGDSVDATGISKGKGWAGTIKRHNFKRHRKTHGGKGNTRKVGSIGSMYPQKIFKGKRMAGHMGAEQVTVRNLTVAYVSAADNLIGVKGAVPGPKKGLIVINGGAK
- a CDS encoding polysaccharide deacetylase family protein, translated to MRRRARRARFPWALVIIVSIISGTALFFVVSWLRPVTEAINEQYFWVDARYEGVKSKVTSVSSRHITMMVEYPEMDNKMITASVRSYLDERKTQFLRDVEGARMIVPRPMSKLNATYQLTNKGTDTISILIQSRSEVGGSSPRTDVRAWTFDLKTGKEITLRDLYGQKSTDGIARTKLYLKQKLMARLEVTNEYDDRLVNKVFDSPSFGSFVITNPHTIQFSFGQGVIASEAAGAIDVSLPIDNLQLFLQTDQARKLLDIVSIDQIPEYQPLKNGDVDCSKLKCIALTFDDGPSNYTNQVLDALQRYHAHASFFVIGQNIDKHRDVLKRASDTGNTIGNHSWGHPSLSYLTPARINDELTRTNNAIKQVTGKDTPYMRPPNGAINHTVYTVLVERKMTAIMWSVDTRDWADRNTDIVYNRVIAGAKPGAIIILHDIHQTSVAAVPRILETLTKQGYVFVSIEQLFGPNGSPGKSIYSAN